From one Cyanobacteria bacterium QS_8_64_29 genomic stretch:
- a CDS encoding Uma2 family endonuclease, giving the protein MPAIEIPERFQLTPKQFDRLAPANETVRLELTAQGELLVMPPTGSGTSGRSARITAQLTVWADRDGRGKAFDSSGMYALPNGARRSPDASWVELSRWQALTAEEQESFAPLAPDFVIELASPSDLEVQRYADLQAKMHEYIDNGTRLGWLIEPQTQRVEIYRPGQQATIREAPQTLSGEDVLPGFELDLSAIW; this is encoded by the coding sequence ATGCCTGCTATTGAAATCCCGGAGCGCTTCCAGCTCACCCCCAAGCAGTTCGATCGCCTGGCGCCAGCCAATGAGACAGTGCGGCTGGAGCTAACGGCCCAAGGAGAGCTGCTCGTTATGCCGCCCACTGGTTCAGGCACCAGCGGTCGCAGCGCGCGCATCACGGCCCAACTGACGGTGTGGGCGGATCGAGACGGTAGGGGCAAGGCCTTCGACTCGAGCGGGATGTATGCCCTGCCTAATGGGGCGCGGCGATCGCCTGATGCCTCGTGGGTCGAGCTGAGCCGCTGGCAGGCTCTGACGGCCGAGGAACAGGAGAGCTTTGCACCCCTAGCGCCCGACTTTGTTATCGAACTGGCCAGTCCCAGCGACCTGGAAGTTCAGCGCTACGCGGATCTGCAGGCAAAAATGCACGAATATATCGACAACGGCACGCGCTTGGGGTGGCTGATTGAGCCCCAGACCCAGCGTGTCGAGATTTACCGACCGGGACAGCAGGCCACGATCCGCGAAGCGCCCCAAACGCTCTCGGGCGAGGACGTCCTACCGGGCTTTGAGCTGGATCTGAGCGCTATTTGGTAG